In Thermodesulfobacteriota bacterium, a genomic segment contains:
- the dusB gene encoding tRNA dihydrouridine synthase DusB has translation MKIGKLILDNPVILAPLAGITNLPFRMMAKDAGCGLVCSEMISANGLVHRSIKTEKMLDSHPREKPLCIQIVGSDPLIMADAAMIVENSGADIVDINFGCSVKKVVKTGAGVALMRNSKQAEQLLETVRKTVKIPLTIKIRTGWDQSGTQAMEIAEIAQACGVDAIAVHPRTASQGFKGVADWSIISAVKKKVSIPVIGNGDIVNPEDAIRMLDETGCNAVMIGRAAIGNPSIFSQVLALLRGEEMPQRDTLSRFDIMIKYLKDSVEYLGEKQACFMMRSRLGWFVKGMRFSSSFRESIKHISSEEQALDLIRSYQDMVMQT, from the coding sequence ATGAAAATCGGCAAACTTATACTTGATAATCCGGTTATTCTGGCACCTCTGGCGGGTATCACCAACCTTCCGTTTCGCATGATGGCTAAAGATGCGGGCTGTGGGCTGGTCTGTTCGGAAATGATAAGTGCGAACGGACTTGTCCATCGATCGATAAAGACGGAAAAAATGCTTGACAGCCATCCTCGAGAGAAACCCCTTTGCATACAGATAGTTGGCTCTGATCCATTAATCATGGCGGATGCGGCAATGATTGTGGAAAACTCGGGGGCGGATATTGTGGACATCAATTTTGGCTGCTCGGTTAAAAAAGTGGTTAAAACAGGGGCCGGTGTTGCCCTGATGAGGAATTCGAAGCAGGCAGAACAATTGCTCGAAACGGTTCGCAAAACAGTAAAAATTCCCCTGACCATAAAGATAAGAACCGGATGGGATCAGTCAGGCACCCAGGCCATGGAAATAGCCGAGATTGCTCAGGCGTGCGGTGTTGATGCGATTGCAGTACATCCACGCACAGCGTCCCAAGGGTTTAAGGGCGTGGCGGATTGGTCAATTATTTCGGCAGTTAAAAAAAAGGTTTCCATCCCGGTGATAGGCAACGGGGACATTGTAAATCCAGAAGATGCCATACGGATGCTTGATGAGACAGGTTGCAATGCAGTGATGATAGGGAGAGCGGCAATCGGAAATCCATCCATTTTTTCCCAGGTACTGGCTCTTTTACGGGGCGAGGAAATGCCTCAAAGGGATACTCTTTCGCGTTTTGATATAATGATCAAATACCTGAAAGATTCCGTAGAATACCTTGGTGAAAAGCAAGCATGTTTTATGATGCGCAGCCGTCTTGGCTGGTTTGTTAAGGGAATGCGTTTTAGCAGCAGTTTCCGAGAATCCATCAAGCATATTTCGTCTGAAGAACAGGCGCTTGACCTGATCAGATCATACCAGGACATGGTGATGCAAACATGA
- a CDS encoding adenylate/guanylate cyclase domain-containing protein: MNGLLFIDDEEGVRRSLLRALKRETYPTYAVENGEEGIEFLKNNISSIATVISDYKMPGLDGLETLTVIGSLNPEITRIILTGYATMEAAIHATNEGIDGFLTKPFDNIELRAKIREISVRKHLRQFVPEQVYREMESSSGFLESRFHEVSVLFCDIRGFTRMSQDASPEVIASFLNNQFFIPLGEIAYRFNGIVDKHIGDSIMVVFSSTDGSSSDTANAVKSALAMQKKARQINDELRDKKGLKLDIGIGISTGSVFSGILGSLRKKEFTSIGMAVNVAARLESLAGKEEILISESAFEKLSNPVLPDGIEAVALPPATIKGLEDPMVIYRISD, translated from the coding sequence ATGAACGGCTTGCTGTTTATTGACGATGAAGAAGGGGTGCGGCGTTCGCTGCTTCGCGCACTGAAAAGAGAAACCTATCCAACCTATGCCGTGGAGAACGGAGAAGAAGGAATCGAATTTTTAAAAAATAATATTTCCAGTATAGCAACCGTGATTTCAGACTACAAAATGCCTGGATTGGACGGCCTTGAAACCCTGACAGTCATCGGTTCACTAAATCCTGAAATAACCAGGATCATCCTCACCGGCTACGCCACCATGGAAGCCGCCATCCATGCCACCAATGAAGGAATAGACGGTTTTTTAACCAAACCGTTTGATAATATAGAGCTCAGGGCCAAAATTCGGGAGATCTCCGTACGAAAACACCTCAGGCAGTTTGTACCGGAGCAGGTTTACCGGGAGATGGAAAGCTCTTCAGGATTTCTCGAATCCAGATTTCATGAGGTATCCGTTCTGTTTTGTGATATCAGGGGATTTACCAGAATGTCACAGGATGCATCACCGGAGGTCATCGCATCTTTTTTAAATAATCAGTTTTTTATACCTTTGGGAGAGATTGCCTATAGATTCAACGGAATAGTGGATAAACATATTGGTGACAGCATTATGGTCGTATTCAGTTCAACTGACGGGAGCTCCAGTGATACGGCAAATGCGGTGAAGTCGGCGCTGGCTATGCAAAAAAAGGCCAGGCAGATAAATGATGAGCTGCGGGATAAAAAGGGGCTTAAGCTTGATATCGGAATAGGCATATCAACAGGAAGTGTTTTTTCCGGAATCCTGGGATCGCTGCGGAAAAAGGAATTTACCTCCATTGGAATGGCTGTCAATGTGGCGGCAAGGCTGGAAAGTTTGGCAGGGAAAGAAGAAATTCTGATAAGCGAAAGCGCTTTTGAAAAACTTTCAAATCCGGTGCTTCCGGATGGAATAGAGGCAGTGGCTCTGCCACCGGCAACCATTAAAGGACTTGAAGATCCGATGGTCATTTACAGGATAAGTGATTAA